The Brassica napus cultivar Da-Ae chromosome C7, Da-Ae, whole genome shotgun sequence genomic interval GATCAAACTCCACAACAGATCATCGATGATCGAAAAATTACCCGACAACGACAACAGTCTCATGTTCCAGCCGGAGCTCAGGTATGATAGGTTCACCTCCGGCCACCGGAACACCCACGGTGAAGACAGGTACGACGGTAGATCCATCAACGTCCATCGGGAAGATGACATCACCAAcgtttttgctctctttttggTTTATACAATCTT includes:
- the LOC125589795 gene encoding uncharacterized protein LOC125589795, which codes for MSSSRWTLMDLPSYLSSPWVFRWPEVNLSYLSSGWNMRLLSLSGNFSIIDDLLWSLISVVESMAIVATLCCYFLFCGCTL